In Vicia villosa cultivar HV-30 ecotype Madison, WI linkage group LG7, Vvil1.0, whole genome shotgun sequence, the DNA window AGAATTCTTaagacacaaggatgagtcacatattGTGTTGGGTAGAATTCTTaagacacaaggatgagtcacatattGTGTTCTCTAACTTCTGCCACGAAGTTTAGAATGAAAAAGAGATTAGAATTGTAAAAGTCAGAAGatatcatggtggagagtttgaaaataaATGTTTTGAAAAACTATTCAAAGAGTACGAAATCTCTCATGATTTCTCAtgtcctagaactcctcaacaaaatggagtggtAGAACACAAAAATAGAACTCTACAAGAAATGACCAGaaacatgatcaatgagactaacatGGCTAAACACTTTTGGGCGGAAGCAGTTAACACAACATGCTActttcagaatagaatctctataagacataTTCTGTAAAAGACTCCTTATGAGTTGTGAAAgagcagaaagcccaacatttcctattttcatccatttggatgtacCAGCTTTATATTAAACACAAGATCAATTGAACAAGTTTGATTATAAGACTCAAAAGTGTTTGATGTTAGGAtactctgaacgctcaaaaggctacagagtgtaTAACACTGAAACATAAATTGTGGAAGAATCCATTAATgtaaggtttgatgataagcttggccctTAAAAGTCAAAGCAATGTGAGTATCTTGCAGATATATAACTTGAAATTGCAGGTACCGAAGACAAAACttctgaaaaagaaagaatagaaaCTCAACTAAAATTTGAAAAAGTTAGTACGAGTGTTCCGACAACCTTTGAAGAACTAACTCAAAAAATATTCTCCATAAGTATCTCAGCACATCCTAAAGACAAGATTCTGGGAAAGGTTGATGATCCAATCAGGAGAAGATCTTCATTCAGAAATACTGAAGAGTCTCTTATGGGATTAGTATCTCTGATTGAACCCAATTCCATTGACGAATATCTCTTAGATAATGATTGGTTACTTGCAATGCAAGATGAACTAAATCAATTCACcagaaatgatgtatgggatctagttccTAAACCCAAAGGCTTCAATATTATTGGAACAAAATGTGTCTTCAGAAACAAACTTAATGAACAAGGAGAAGTTGTCAAAAAAATCGACTGTTTGCGCAAgattatagtcagcaagaaggaatagactatactgaaaccttttctccagtggccaggttagaatctaccAGACTTTTAATTTCTTTCGCTGTAAATAATGACATAActttatatcagatggatgtcaaaagAGAATTTCTAAATGGCTACATTGATGAATATgtctatgttcaccaacctcctggtttgaAGATTAAAAACATCCCGAGTTTGTTTACAAACTCAAGAAATCgttatacggtcttaaacaagctcctagagcttagtATGAAAGACTGAGTAACTTTATCTTGGGAAATGGATTTACCAGAGGGAAGGTAGACACAACCTTGTTCTGTAagtcatttaaaaatgatattataatttttaaaatttacgttGATGACATAATCTTTGGATCTACTAAAGCCTCCTTGGGCAAAGAATTTGCTAAGAACATGCAGGTTGAATTTGAGATGCGCATGATAGGTGAACTCAAATTCTTTTTGGGAATTCAAATTAATCAAACGACAAAAGGTTATTACAtacatcaaaccaagtatgttaGAGAACTTCTGAACAAATTTGATATGTCAAATAGTAAGCCAACCAAAACACCAATGCATCCTACATGCATTCTAGAAAAAGAAGAAGTAAGTAAGAAAGTAGAACAGAAattctacagaggtatgattggctcTCTATTATACTTAACATCGtcaagacctgatattttataTAGTGTTTGTTTATGTGTCAGGtttcaatcagatcctagagaatctcacttaacaataGTTAAGAGAATTTTtaagtatctgaaaggtactacaaATCTTGGTTTGTGTTATAGAAAATCCAAAAATTATAACTTAGTAGGTTACTGCGATGCTGATTTTGCTGGAGacataaaagaaagaaaagtacTTCTAGAAGCTTCTAGTTTCTGGGAGATAACTTAATCTTATGGTCTTATAAAAGACAATCCACTATTGTGCTATCAACTGCAGAAGCTGAATACATAGCTGCAGCTGGATGCAGTactcagatgctctggatgaaaaacCATCTCGAAGACTTTAACATATATGAGAGTGACATCGCTATTctatgtgataatacttctgccatctGTCTTTCTAAGaaccctattttacattctaagcctaaacatataaaaataaaacatcatttcattatgGACTATACTCAGAAGGGGATCCTTTCACTAAAATttattgatacagaccatcattggactgatatctttacaaaaccccttgttgaagCTAAGTTTAATtttattctgaagaatatcagtatgaaaTTATGTCCAGAATGAAAACGGAATTCTTATATGTTTATTTTTGGTTTCCATTATATTTTGAGTATTAGTCGGCTTGGAAGAGTTCCAATGGCTTATCTTCCGTTGTATTTTGAGTCATTCAGCTTGTGGTTGTTGGAGTTTATGCATTAGTATTGTTTGATGTTGTGTTTTTTCCATGATACATTTGACTTTTGTATCTTGTATTAATCCTTTTTCCGTTTTTGTTGTTTATGTATGAATATCGTGTACCACATTATAATACCACtatatattattctagacatatatgtatggggtgttatagttggtatcagagcaggttaatTTTCAACTTTGCCATGAAACATCATAAGTCAATTCAAAGTTTCCTCATATGTGTGATTATCAATATGATTTTTTATGACTCACACGTGGAATAAAGCCTAGTCAACATAATTCCATGTGTAGGGCAAACATGGAGATGGCTGATGAACACAAAGATCCCGGAAGGCCTAGGACTAGGAAAGTGGAACTCGAGGTCGGAAGTGGATATGCAAAGGAAACGTGGCCTCAGATACTACAACCAATGAAACAACAAAATCAGCTAATGATTCAAATGATACAGGGTATGCATGGGCAACTAGAACCCCCTCTTTCTCTGCAGAATGAAGTGAGGCCATTCTTTGATGCCTTCTTCAAGATGAAACCACCAAAGTTCATAGGATTCCTTGACCAGTGGCGGACCATGAATTGTTATCTGGTATGGAAAGGAAATTTGGGTCAATATCAGAAACCTCAAAACTCTTCGCATAAAAGGAAGTAGTCTTATAGTGATCATTCATCCCAGCCGCCTCAGTGTGATTAGTGCAAGGGAATTCATTTTGGGAGTTGTGGGTCAAACCCGTTGAGATATTTCAAATGTGATGCTCCAAGTCTCTATGCAAGGGATTGTCATGTTTAGAGTATTCCAAGAAAAGACACAGGTCGAGTTTATATCTTGGATGCCATAAAGGGCAAGGGTAACACTAACCTCGTTGTTGGTACTTGTTTTGTGAACAATCAACCTTTAATTGTGTTATTGGATAGTGGAGATATTCACTCCTTTATCTTTATGAAATGTGTGCAATGTCTTGGGTTGGAAGATATCCTTCTCCCTAACTCGATGGTTGTTTCCTTTGCTACGGATGATGCTTTTGAAACTCATTTGATCTGTAGAATATGTTATATTTCCTTTAACGACCTTGAGTTCTTAATTAACCTTATTTTCCGACCACTCAAGAAGATCGACATggtattgggaatggattggttgtctGCCAATTCAGTATATATCAGTCGTAATGAAAGAGTTATATTCATTCCTTCTGAGAACACTACCCCAATTGATGTGATTGGAAAACTTATTGAAGGACACTCAAGTCTTCACCattatcttcaatcttcaaatatTTCTATACTTCCTTCACATAATCTCGTAAGTTTAACCAACCAGACTGTCGGTGGTGATGCAATAAAGGATCAGTATTCTATACTTCCTTTGCATATGGGGAAGCATATATGTAGAGGCGAAGAAGAATACATGAACAAATGATTGTACAATAACCTAACATGTTCACTATAATGCAGGATTAATTCATTATGTAATATGTTTCATACATGTTAATGGAACACAACCACCAATTAAGAGTCCCAACATGGCATCTTGTGAGACTTAAATGACACCTTCTCTAATGCATTATGTAGTAGGTTTGGACCAGTTATCAACCAAGCTTATGTtagaataaaatttattcataCTCCTTGGGTTTGGATGATAAGAAAGTATTTAAAGAATAATTGGGTATACTAACATTTATTTAAGTGTGCAGGTCATAATCTCTGAACTAACTTGGTTATGACCCAATTAAATAGCTTATAAAGATAAGGAAATGACTCACATTCTAAAGAATCAAAATCTGATCAACACTTGAAACCTTAGCTTCTGATCACAACTCATAATCTGATGACTTGGATACATAGTATAACACCTCTGGTTCGTACTCTATGTAAAGTAGTTCCATCTTGTCGAAAGCCAGATTATGGAGAAAGTCAACTAGGGTTCCTAGTGCAAGGCTCAAGAAATCTTGACAAGAATTATTTAGTTTGTCCCAACAATCCTTGTGGTCGCCATGCTTGAAAATTAATTGTTGTGTACAAGTGTGAATTGGAAGTCTCACATTATTTAGAAAAGTGAAGGTTGAGCACTTTATAACTGTGAGGAATCATACACCTATCActttaaggttttgggtgaatatgtgacATGTCTATCACAAAGGTGTGTCCCAAGTGTAAAATTCTCTCTCCTTTTGACTACCGAATTGATGACCTtacaatggtatcagagccaatgGTTCAAGTAAGGGTTGACTCTTATATCGAAAGTCGTCTTGACATGATTGTGCGGCATGTCCCGTTGAAGTGCCCGCACGGCGGTACAAGTGTATGTGAATGAAAGAGCTTTCGATTGAGGGAGGCATAGTGGATGGACTCACAATTGAGGGAGAGATTGTTGTGTACAAGGGTGAGTTgaaagtcccacattgcttagaaaaATTAAGGTTGAGCATTTTTTAAGTGACAGGACCCATATGCCTATCGCCTTAAGGCTTTAGATGAGTATGTGGtttgtctctcacaaaggtgcgtCTCAAGTATAAAATGCTCTCTCCTGTAAACCCCCGAATTGCCTCCAACAAATAAAGATCTTAACATTACCAACTTCCAACGTCTCTCTCTTGAAAACTGCTTCTCAGCAAAGATTCTTGTGCAAGTCATCTTTCAACGACAAGAAAAACAACAAGAAATTACAAcaacaagaaaaactgatttgaTCACTAAGCTTTCGTATATATTTCTTGTATTACACATAGTCTTGATATTTCTTATCTTTGTATATCTTAGAAATCTTAAGTAACAAAGTCTTTGTTTGTGTTGTATTCTTTTTGCACCTCTAATTCTATATCGAGTACATCTTTTTGTCTTTTCATCGAAACTATTTGTTTAGAGTAAGTCTCTTGCTAGGTTGCTTGAACAAATGAAATCTCTTGCTAGGTTGTTTGAGCAAAAGTCTCTTTCTAGGTTGATTGGGCAAGGAAGTCTTAAGCTGATTTGCTTAAGCAGGTTGTAACCAGATTTTGATTATAGTAAAAAATTTCTTATAAGACAGGGGGACTGGACTACTCAGGATAATTTCTATGTGTGCTTTTACTTATTGCTTTTGTGCTTTATCTTATTCGGCTGCTAACTAATCTTGCCAAAAATCTGATTTTATTCAGTTTTAAAAGCTGTTGTTTAAAAGAGGCAAGAAAATTCCACCAAACACAATTCAATTCCTCACTGTATATTTTCCTCATCACCTTCAGTTTATGGTGTCTACGGAATAATTTTCTAATAGTTGCCAAAAGTTTGGTTCAATGAATTGTTACATAAATGTGTATGAAACACAGCCAAAAAATTAAGATATCATAACATGTTATTCATAAGAAGGATTCAAAATGAGAGAATTCCGTTCCACTACTTTATTATTCAGAAGTAAGATCTTCTTTCTCTATGAAACAAAAGATGTCAAAATCTGCCCTTGATATACAATTTATAACTTAATTCAGTACAATATTATTGTCTCACTAAATTCTACATTTGATTCATAGCTTCTTCGAATGAAAGCTATAACTCTAAGATTTCATTTTTGTAATATTAATTGGGTTAGTTTCTTGCTAATCCCATGTTTTGCTATATGTTAGGGACATAATTGCTTCATGTTTACTTAGTGGCTTATAATAGTTTATAATGTCTTATTTGAGAATGTCATGAAGTAAAGATCATTTGCATTTGACACTTTCTATTTTAGGCCATTGATATGCTTAGGAAATATACTGTGTTAGAATTGTAAAAGGTGGCATCAAAATGTTATTATGGTGATGCTCAATCCTTCCAAttgatgaaaagaaaaagaattatgaAAAGAATTCTATACAAAGAACAAACTGTTCATAAGcttgaaacaaacaaaaaaacaaaatatacaaCAACGAGAAGATGAATTAATTTACTTGTTGTTGCTTATAACAAACCAAAATTTTGATTGCAAGATTTGCAATATGCGGAAAACAAGCTTGAGACAGTGATATGAACAACTTTAACAGAGTTATTGCACCTTCATACCAGAGAAAGAATGTTGTTACTTGGACTTGTAAACATAGGAAAGCCATGGATGTTTTAGTGCCTGTCTTGCAGTTGGTCTTCTTTTCGGGTTGGTGTTAAGTAAGTATCCGACGAAGTCGAGAAACATGGTATCCGTGATCCGTAGGTGCTGCTCCAATGATGTCTCTTCTGGGATTAAGTATTCTAGTTGATCTGTCTCCTGTGTATATTAATGAAGATTAGAAAGTAGGACCAACAATTTCATGAATAAAAACAAACTGTGAAAACCGGTGTGACAAATCGGTTATTGATACCGTTATTCACAGTttttaagataaaaaataaatggtGGTTAATTCACACTGCGACGATAACAATCAGTATTGCAACATTTTTACTGTCCGAAATCGCGAAAGCTTTTAGGCGACCACGACCGCTATTTAAAACCTTGGAAATATGATAAGATTACGATAGAAAAGAAACATTTAAAGAGAAACAAACCTCATTCATAAAGTAAATGTCATACTCTTTGGTGAAGTACTTGTGTGTTTCTTGCCCTTTCACCAACATCTCCATATCAAAAGGACCAAACAGTCCAATCATGCGCGCGAGAATCATCACGACTGCATCATTTGGAAAGAGCACCTATAGCCGTAAAAAGAACTCAGAATCAATAAATGAATGCGAGAAAATCATATAGATGTATTTTCATTTATATCATAAGAAATGTAAATTAGAACGTACTTCACCGGAGCATAGCTCGGCCAAAATGCAGCCGAGCGACCAGATATCAATCTTTTCGTCATATTGAAGGCCTAACATGACTTCCGGAGCTCTATAAGATCGAGATTGTACATATAGGCACAAATTGTCTGTTTTAAAGCAACTGCTTCCAAGATCAATAATCTTGATTTCACACTTTTTGTAACTTTTTACTAGAACGTTTTCGGGCTTCAAATCGCAATGAACAATTCCCAAGTTATGCAAATACTGTAAAGCCTCCAAACACTGTCGAGTAATGAGCTGTAATCTATGTAAGGTGAAATATGCTTCACCTCCAGATTCCTGGTTGAATTTCTGAAATTCATATAAGTTTGCTCGCAGAAGTTCGGTCACGATGAATAAATGCTCCTGTGAAGATTTCGTTCAAGATAAGTTAACTTAATGTTGAAAGTTAACCCTTAAAATGAAATCAAATCGGCCGTATATGACACATACCTGATGGTAGAAATAATCATAAAGACGCAATATGTGGTGTTTATCTGCCGGGTCGTGCTTATTGACAAGTTTTAGAAGCTTGATTTCATCTAGGCTTTGATCAAAGAAATCTTTGTCATTTTTGATAATCTTCAAACAAACATCGACTCCCGTCTGCAGATCGTGTGCTTGAACAACCCTACTGAATGCAGCTGAACCGAGATATTCTGTCACATAGTATCTTCCAGCCATTACTGTATTTAGCACAATCGGCacttctttattttcttcaaatcCAGTCCTACAAATGCAATAATAGATTATAGCGATTTATATTCAAAACAATTTTAAGAGAAAGAGTGTACAGGCATAATACCTATTTTTTCTATGTACGATTCTTAGCTCAAATACTTCGTATTCATCGTCTTGAATGTATTTTAAGAGCTCATCATCAGTATTGTTATCCTCTCCATCCGCGGCAACGTCTTGCTCTCGGAAATCTTCACTCAACTCTCGATCATCTCTTACTTCATAAGGTTCAATCCCATTCGATAGATCTGTTTCAGCAACTGTGATGGTTAAGTCGTATGAATCTTTATACCTCTCACTGCTATCATTTTTAGTGTACGAATTGATATGTTGCTTCACGGTAAGCAGCGGAGAAGAGTCAAAAGAATCAATAATATCCTTCAAATGAAAATCATTCAGATCAATTTCCTTCAAGTCAGAGTAGCTAAAATTTATAGGAACTTCACAATTACGCACATCGGCATCTTTCTCATCCCCGTGACGGTAATCCAGATTTTCATCAACTATAGATGAATGATTACAAATGCATTGCTTCATCGGCTTGCCCATGAAACCCTCATTTCCCTCTAATTGTATTTCTTTGTACTTGTAACGAAGATCGAgagaattttcttgattttccgtAACAAACTTATCTTCAGTTTCACATCCAAAGAAATCAGGTCCATCAAAACTAGGAGTCatgaaatcatcatcatcattttcgTTATACCAATACGGTTCATGTTGCATATCGAACTCATGATAATCGCGCGCTGTACCAAATTGTGACAATCTATCAGATGAAGATTCAGAATCATTATGTGTCTGAGATGAGGAATTGACTCCATATGGATTGATAAACTCTGCACACACACAAAAAAACCTAAGTTATAGAATGCCCTAACTTCTATTCTCTAAGAATCAAGGTTTTCAAAACGGTCTGCAACAAAACAGTATTGAAAGGTGCCAAAATCGATACCATTATTCACAGTTCTTGTAATAAAGAACAAATTGTGGTTAATTCTCACTGCGATGACCTCAACCAGAGTTGCAACACCAGTACAAATCGAAATCACAAAAACCGTTATTTAAAAGCTTGTTAAAATTTTTCaatattaattgaatttatttttaaaaaagcaTTTCATATTTCTGACAAAGATTAAAGCACTTCATGTGCATTTAATATAATCCGAATTTTAAAACATAAACTCactaaaagttaaaaaaatcaaatagattatacaaataaaaacaaaaactaagAACAATTTTGGAGaaactaaatataaatttaatcaaTCAATTATGCGATCCAACTGCACAAGTTGCAGAAACTAAAACTAGAACTCTTAAACGATCTAACTAAACATTGTTTCTAATTTCAAAATTAATCACTTCTAATTCAAGAAAATCACAATTAACGATCACAAATCCACAATTAATAAAACAGAGCATAATGATTATTGATTAATgcgaaaaattaattaattaatcaattaatgaataagaaaaaaaaaaaaagagtaccGGAAGAAGAAACACGAGAACTAGGTGAACCGATGCTAACAAACTGTTCATCGGAAGAAACCGAGTTCGATTTGGAGAATTTTCCATCATCGGCGGGAAACTCCGATGACCGTGAAATTGACCGGAGTTTGACCGGAGGAGGCGGAGGGATCATCGGAAAGAAGAATTTCTCGAAGTCAAAGGAAGCGAGATTGGTCTTTTCAATGATGTCTTCTCTGAGAGCTGACTCTGCTTCTGATAATCCATTTTTTCTAAGGAATTCAAAAACATCTTCAACGCTAGCCATGAACACTACGATGATGAATGTGTTTTGGTTTTGGATTTTGCTGTTGTGTTGGAGAGAAGGGTAGGGAGATGTGAATTAAGAGAGGTTGAGGGGGCAAAAGTGTAAAATGGCACATGGTGAGTGAATTGCATGGTTTGGTGGTAGTAAAAGAGAAGTGTACATAGATGAATTCTGTGTGTTTGTTTGTTTCTCTCTCTTTGATTGTGTTTTCTGTGTAAAACATAAGCGAATCAAAGGGTGTCTTTGTCTTACCaacttgagagagagagagagagagagagagagagagagagagagagagagagagagagagggttatAGAATAAATGAAGGTTTAATTGACACTCACTTTTTCAATAGTCTTAACACTTCGTTAATTACGGACAAAATTCTAGTTAATTCAATTAATTGTGTAGTTGATTCAATTGACtgggttaattaattaattaattaattcagagGTTTAACGTAATTACTAGTAACATGATATGGCGCGTGTAAAAAATGGGAATATGCGTGTGTCATTAATGCTGGCTAGTACGAAATTTTACATGAAAATTATTTCAAACTTTGAGgaagatttttgaattgtttttgtttttgattttggtGTTGAGTTGAGACAATAGTTTAATTGTAGTGTCAATtcgataaaaacaataaaaaattagtAAGGTGCTTAGTGTTGAGACACACGTATGTATGTACAGACTACAGTGTCTGCTTTCTATTGGTTTTGTCAAATATGACATCCATGAATACAAATCCTTCATAAAATAATACTGTACTATACTAGTAATTTATTAATTAGTTCATAGTACAATGATAACAAAATTGTATTAATAATTGTGCTTGCGAAAATACAATAAGGGTTACCTTGTTTGCTTGCGAGAGGATTGTAAGAGAATTTTTAGATATATTGAATATCTGAATAATGAATGAATTTTCTTAATATTAGAGATTGAAATATTTATGCACGCGCTTTATGGCTGAAGTGGTGCGTGAATAATCGATTCTAACCCAACTATTTGACTATGATGTGGAAATACGAAGACTCGTTTCTCccctaaaaatatgaaaaatactcTCGTCTTGTAGAAGTGTTCAGGGCCAGTCCAATGAATTTAGAAGTCTaagacaaaatttaaaataatttttttaaaataaaaagtatattaacaaaatttatattaattttttattttaaattagaaaatcatcaataaattttttaaattattatttacttCAATTAAATttctaattatataaattaaatatattaatttcacTAATTTAATCCTTAATTAATATTGAAAAGTTTCACGTTACTTTTTATCATCTGAATAACTATATCTtattaaaatttgattatatttattaaagaagataaattttaaaataaataataagtcttatcataaattataaatgtattattaTATCAATGATCAATCTCATTAAATATATTGAATGATAAATGATTTAGTTATCTTATAACATTAATGGTATTTATTAAAaaagatatttataataaaagaagatatttataaaattttaaaataaatgattaaccATCCAAAATTTACAATTGTAAAATTTGAACTGAGACCATATAAAAAAATTAGACGCTACTTTACCACTTAGCTACTACACACATGATGATAAGAATATGCATCAACTAATGTATAATAGTTAACAAAATTATTTAGGGACCTTTTATAAAGCTCAAAAAAGTGAGGCCCAAGGCAAAGGCCTTGCTTGCCTTGCTCTTGGGCTA includes these proteins:
- the LOC131621021 gene encoding uncharacterized protein LOC131621021, encoding MASVEDVFEFLRKNGLSEAESALREDIIEKTNLASFDFEKFFFPMIPPPPPVKLRSISRSSEFPADDGKFSKSNSVSSDEQFVSIGSPSSRVSSSEFINPYGVNSSSQTHNDSESSSDRLSQFGTARDYHEFDMQHEPYWYNENDDDDFMTPSFDGPDFFGCETEDKFVTENQENSLDLRYKYKEIQLEGNEGFMGKPMKQCICNHSSIVDENLDYRHGDEKDADVRNCEVPINFSYSDLKEIDLNDFHLKDIIDSFDSSPLLTVKQHINSYTKNDSSERYKDSYDLTITVAETDLSNGIEPYEVRDDRELSEDFREQDVAADGEDNNTDDELLKYIQDDEYEVFELRIVHRKNRTGFEENKEVPIVLNTVMAGRYYVTEYLGSAAFSRVVQAHDLQTGVDVCLKIIKNDKDFFDQSLDEIKLLKLVNKHDPADKHHILRLYDYFYHQEHLFIVTELLRANLYEFQKFNQESGGEAYFTLHRLQLITRQCLEALQYLHNLGIVHCDLKPENVLVKSYKKCEIKIIDLGSSCFKTDNLCLYVQSRSYRAPEVMLGLQYDEKIDIWSLGCILAELCSGEVLFPNDAVVMILARMIGLFGPFDMEMLVKGQETHKYFTKEYDIYFMNEETDQLEYLIPEETSLEQHLRITDTMFLDFVGYLLNTNPKRRPTARQALKHPWLSYVYKSK